A region from the Branchiostoma floridae strain S238N-H82 chromosome 9, Bfl_VNyyK, whole genome shotgun sequence genome encodes:
- the LOC118422799 gene encoding uncharacterized protein LOC118422799 isoform X2 has translation MSFRCVTVILLYAVVTNGAKLSPLKRPQIEMERFIHSWAINSHSAVQTLSNGDEGSGTDGNFIEVFQCGGKAPGLYADPDDCTKYYECADGHDIGFHRDCAAGFPAGTQPVFDVVNQICDWPENVPYACGGTRAFTCANLEPGLYSDPDDCHSYFECVPGFDIPFHRACATGWSDGPHPVFDEAAQRCDWPMNVAGSCGVGVIRRGSRFSNHILEFNAPTPSHTFGRID, from the exons ATGTCGTTCCGTTGTGTCACTGTCATCCTTCTGTACGCTGTGGTAACCAACGGAGCAAAATTATCTCCGCTGAAG CGTCCACAGATAGAAATGGAGAGGTTCATCCACTCCTGGGCGATCAACTCCCACTCCGCCGTGCAGACACTCTCTAACGGTGATGAGGGCAGCGGGACCGATGGAAACTTTATTGAAG TGTTCCAGTGTGGGGGCAAAGCTCCGGGGCTTTACGCCGACCCCGACGACTGCACCAAGTACTACGAGTGCGCTGACGGGCACGACATCGGGTTCCACCGGGACTGTGCCGCGGGGTTCCCCGCCGGGACCCAGCCGGTCTTCGACGTGGTAAACCAGATCTGCGACTGGCCCGAGAATGTCCCGTACGCTTGCGGAGGCACGAGAG CGTTCACATGTGCAAACCTGGAGCCAGGTCTGTACAGCGATCCCGACGACTGTCACTCCTACTTCGAGTGTGTCCCCGGCTTCGACATCCCGTTCCACCGCGCATGCGCCACCGGGTGGTCCGACGGACCCCACCCCGTGTTCGATGAAGCCGCCCAGCGCTGTGATTGGCCGATGAATGTCGCAGGGTCTTGTGGGGTAGGTGTGATACGTCGTGGTTCAAGGTTTAGCAACCACATTCTTGAGTTTAACGCGCCCACTCCTAGCCATACTTTTGGACGAATTGACTAA
- the LOC118422799 gene encoding chitin-binding domain protein cbd-1-like isoform X1, producing the protein MSFRCVTVILLYAVVTNGAKLSPLKRPQIEMERFIHSWAINSHSAVQTLSNGDEGSGTDGNFIEVFQCGGKAPGLYADPDDCTKYYECADGHDIGFHRDCAAGFPAGTQPVFDVVNQICDWPENVPYACGGTRAFTCANLEPGLYSDPDDCHSYFECVPGFDIPFHRACATGWSDGPHPVFDEAAQRCDWPMNVAGSCGTLDSRCVDKAPGNYPVPGSCTKFYKCWPGLTVALEGECPEGTLFHPERMACNWPWAVPAPCGTQ; encoded by the exons ATGTCGTTCCGTTGTGTCACTGTCATCCTTCTGTACGCTGTGGTAACCAACGGAGCAAAATTATCTCCGCTGAAG CGTCCACAGATAGAAATGGAGAGGTTCATCCACTCCTGGGCGATCAACTCCCACTCCGCCGTGCAGACACTCTCTAACGGTGATGAGGGCAGCGGGACCGATGGAAACTTTATTGAAG TGTTCCAGTGTGGGGGCAAAGCTCCGGGGCTTTACGCCGACCCCGACGACTGCACCAAGTACTACGAGTGCGCTGACGGGCACGACATCGGGTTCCACCGGGACTGTGCCGCGGGGTTCCCCGCCGGGACCCAGCCGGTCTTCGACGTGGTAAACCAGATCTGCGACTGGCCCGAGAATGTCCCGTACGCTTGCGGAGGCACGAGAG CGTTCACATGTGCAAACCTGGAGCCAGGTCTGTACAGCGATCCCGACGACTGTCACTCCTACTTCGAGTGTGTCCCCGGCTTCGACATCCCGTTCCACCGCGCATGCGCCACCGGGTGGTCCGACGGACCCCACCCCGTGTTCGATGAAGCCGCCCAGCGCTGTGATTGGCCGATGAATGTCGCAGGGTCTTGTGGG ACCCTAGATTCCCGCTGTGTGGACAAGGCACCAGGAAACTACCCTGTTCCCGGCAGCTGCACAAAGTTCTACAAGTGCTGGCCGGGGCTGACCGTGGCGTTGGAGGGGGAGTGCCCGGAGGGGACGCTGTTCCACCCCGAGAGGATGGCCTGCAACTGGCCCTGGGCCGTGCCTGCTCCGTGTGGG ACgcagtga